The genomic DNA GGTGATCTCGGCGCGCTGCGCCTCGTCGGTCGTGTACTGGTCCCAGAACCACTCCATCGCGTCGCGCCGCAGGAAGTAGCCCTCCGCGAACTGGCGGTACGAACCGGTGTCGAAGCTCGCGTCCGTGACCGGGTAGAACAGCACCTGCTGCACCAGCGGTACGTCCCCGCGCTCCTTGGCCTGGAGCGTCAGGGCCGCCGACATGTTGCCGCCGACCGAGTCGCCGGCGACGGCGATCCGTGCGGGGTCGAGGCCGTTGGCGGCGCCGTCGGTGACGATCCACCGGGCGACCGCGTAGTTCTGCTCGATGGCGACGGGATAGCGGGCCTCGGGCGACAGGTCGTACTCGGGGAAGACCACCGCGGCCCGCGCGCCCACCGCCAGCTCACGCACGAGCCGGTCGTGGGTGTGGGCGTTGCCGAAGACCCAGCCGGCGCCGTGCAGGTAGAGGATCACGGGCAGCTCCCCCGCGGCACCCGCGGGCCGGACGATCCGGGCCCGCACGGAGCCGGTCGGCCCGCCCTGCACGGTGACCCACTCCTCGGCGACCTCGGGCTTCTCGATCTCGCCCGACTGCACCTCGTCGACGGTCTTGCGGCCCTCGGCGGGGCCGAGGTCGAACAGGTACGGCGGGTTGGCGGTGGCCCCGGCGAAGGCCGCGGCGGCGGGCTCCAGGACGGGAGCGGCGGGGGTGTACGCGGCGGTCTTCTGGTTCTCGGACATGGCGGGTGCTCCTCCGGGGGTCGGTCCCTCTCGATGCCCATAACACTAGAGCACGATTACCTTGCACGCAAGTCAATCGCTTATTATTAACTTTGGAGCTCCCTGACGGGTACGATGACGGTACGCGCAGAGAGAGGGGCCCGTATGGGGACCACCGACACCGCGGCCGAGGCGCCGGGGACCGAGGACGAGTTCCGCAAGCTGGACGAGTTCATGTGCTTCGTCCTGTACTCCGCGCAGCGCGCGGTCATGAACGCGTACCGCCCGCTGCTCGACAAGCTCGGCGTGACCTACCCGCAGTACCTGGTGCTGGTCGCGCTCTACGAGAACGGCCCGTCGCTGGTGAAGAGCCTCGGCGCCGCGCTGCACCTGGACTACGGGACGCTGACCCCGCTGCTGAAGCGGCTGGAGGCGAACGGGCTGGTAACGCGGCGGCGCCGGGCCGACGACGAGCGGCTGGTGGAGGTGTCGCTCACACCGGAGGGCACGGAGCTGCGCCGGAAGGCGAACGTCGTGGTGCCGTCGCTGGACGAGGCGATGGGACTGACGGCGGAGGAACAGGAGCAGGCGAAGGCGCTGCTGCGGGGCATGACGGCGAATCTGGCGGCACACGGCTGACGGGAGGCGGCAGCAGCGCCGGGGCACCCG from Streptomyces sp. CMB-StM0423 includes the following:
- a CDS encoding alpha/beta hydrolase; translation: MSENQKTAAYTPAAPVLEPAAAAFAGATANPPYLFDLGPAEGRKTVDEVQSGEIEKPEVAEEWVTVQGGPTGSVRARIVRPAGAAGELPVILYLHGAGWVFGNAHTHDRLVRELAVGARAAVVFPEYDLSPEARYPVAIEQNYAVARWIVTDGAANGLDPARIAVAGDSVGGNMSAALTLQAKERGDVPLVQQVLFYPVTDASFDTGSYRQFAEGYFLRRDAMEWFWDQYTTDEAQRAEITASPLRASSEQLTGLPPALVITAEADVLRDEGEAYANKLRQAGVPVTAARYQGVIHDFVMLNALRETHAADAAIGQAVGVLRRAFGTE
- a CDS encoding MarR family winged helix-turn-helix transcriptional regulator; the protein is MGTTDTAAEAPGTEDEFRKLDEFMCFVLYSAQRAVMNAYRPLLDKLGVTYPQYLVLVALYENGPSLVKSLGAALHLDYGTLTPLLKRLEANGLVTRRRRADDERLVEVSLTPEGTELRRKANVVVPSLDEAMGLTAEEQEQAKALLRGMTANLAAHG